The sequence CGACGCTGTTCTAGAGTAGTCCATCCTAGCTCGCTACGCAGCGGAGAACTTGGAGTCCTAGGAGGCTTGCCCAGGATGACCCTCATGCCATAATTCTGGATGCTCTCAACTCTATCTTTGAGCTTGCTGCTACAGGCATGCCATACTACTGAGCAGTAGTCCAAGTGGGGGCGAACCAAGGCATTAAAGAGGAGTTTCCTTGTGTTGATGGGGATGCTTGGGCTTATTTTTCTGAGACAGGCAATTCCAGCTGATGCTTTTTTCTTTACACCGCTGATGTGTGAGTTCCATTTAaggtctctgtctacagtgaCTCCTAGGTATTTGATTGAGTCCGTCTCCTTAATGTATAACAAGAGAGGAAGGCTATTATAGTGGAGTGAGGGTGGACGCTCACTGACTTTTGTATTTTATttgtatgtacgtgtatgtacgtagcctcgattcaaggctgattaaaatatgtattttaatcggcctggtctcgaggctagtatgTACAGCAGACTAtgcgcgcatgcgcacaatGCGCACATAAAGCGTCTTCTGTCTGTTCACATTGGCAACAACAATTTGACGCTGTGTTATAAGCCAGCACTGCGAGCTACTCTCAGTTACACTGGAACTAACCTCACTTCATTGCTGCCAAGTCTTCTTGTAGCTGCTTGACTTTTCAATATGGTGAAAAGACGTCCTCCTCTGAGACTGAGGGTACAACACGCCCAGACTCGGTACAGGTCCCACAAGAAACCGTCATGGCTCAGATCAATCCTGTGTTATGACAACAACGATGTTGTGGAGCCCGACCACATTGAAACGGGGCAAACTGGAGCACCATTGTCACCCCCAGTAAGTCAACACAAAATCACAATATTCCATGATTGATAACATTTTGTTTCAGGGTGAGACAACTGCTGCCTTGCAGCAAGAGACAACTCCAGAGACAACTCCAGAGACAATCCCAGAGACAATCCCAGAGACAATCCCAGAGACAATTCCAGAGACAATCTCAGAGACAATCCCAGAGACAATCCCAAAAATAATCCCAACAACTTCTCAGTCTGTGCAAGACACTTCCTTCCAAAGGTTTAACGTGTCCTGTAACAACGAAAAGGATTTGTTAACGAGAAATAACATCAGCAGTCAGAACCTAGAAGAAGAGACCCATCAATCATCTTCTCATGACACTTCCTCTCAAGTATGTTCCGTCCCCTGCAACAACAAATATAATTTGTGTGTTGACCTCGAGACTTCGAACTGCcttgcagaggagttgacccATCAAGCATCTTCTCATGACACTTCCTCTCAAGTATGTTCCGTCCCCTGCAGCAACAAATATAATTTGCGTGTTGACCTCGAGACTTCGAACTGCcttgcagaggagttgacccATCAAGCATCTTCTCATGACACTTCCTCTCAAGTATGTTCCGTCCCCTGCAGCAACAAATATAATTTGCGTGTTGACCTCGAGACTTCGAACTGCcttgcagaggagttgacccATCAAGCATCTTCTCATGACACTTCCTCTCAAGTATGTTCCGTCCCCTGCAGCAACAAATATAATTTGTGTGTTGACCTCGAGACTTCGAACTGCcttgcagaggagttgacccATCAAGCATCTTCTCATGACACTTCCTCTCAAGTATGTTCCGTCCCCTGCAGCAACAAATATAATTTGTGTGTTGACCTCGAGACTTCGAACTGCCTTGCAGAGGAGTTAACCCATCACTCATCTTCTCATGACACATCCTCCAACAACAAATATAATTTGTGTGTGAGAGATGACGTCGAGAGTTTGAACTGCcttgcagaggagttgaccgCATCTTCTTATGACACTTCTTCTGAAAGATCTACCGTCCCATGCAACAACAAATATAATTTGTGTGTGGGAGATGACCTGAACAGGATTGAAGTGACCCATCAATCATCTTCTGTGGAGACAATCCCACCCTGCAACAACAATAATTTGTGCGAGAGAGATGATCTCAACGATTCAATCAGCCTGGAGAAGGTATCACAGTCATCTTCTAGGGAGCTTCCTTGGGCCTGGGCCTTTGCCGATTACAAGCCGAAAGTGGCCGCAGAAAAAGATTGCCAATTGCCTTCAAGTGGGTCACAATCCAAAGACAAGCAATCGAAGGGTATATTGAGGCGGTCTAAGGGCAAGCTGAGCTCATGGATCAAAAACTCAGTCAAAGCTATCACGATCTCAAAAAAGAGAGAAAAATTGGTGGATCCTTGTGGAAAAATTGCCAAGGAAAAAGCAaaaatagcagagctctacaAAAGTATCGATATTGCTCAAGAGGAGCTGAAAGACGTGCAAATATACAATGCGCATCTAGAGTTGCGGACAAAAAATGGTTCCGATTTAACTCCTGACATCAATAAGTCATTGAAAAAAATGCAAAAGCTTAAGGAACAAATCCGAAAAAGTTACAATCAGGTCCGTGAACAAGAGAAAAAAGCAAAACAACTGTCCATTAAGACAGAGAGGACCATGGCAAGACGTGCTAAATTGTTGCATAATGAAACAAAAGACAGCAATTCAGACGAGAGTTTTGATGATGACATTCAACACGGGATCCCATACCAACCATCAATGCCAAGCACTGTCGCTACCACAGACCAGTCACCAGTTGAGATCGTGATGATGCCATACCAACCATCAATGCCAAGCACTGTCGCTACCACAGACCAGTCACCAGTTGAGATCGTGATGATGCCATACCAACCATCAAGGCCAAGCACTGTCGCTACCACAGACCAGACACCAGTTGAATGGAAACCAGTACATATACTGACGTTGTCTCAAACCAGAATAATCTATGTCTTAGAGGCAGAAGAATGCAACAGATATGTCTTGTTTTAACTCACTCAGCTGACTGAACTCcccaaaaaaattaatgtgtgtatgtgtatgtataatgACTGTAGCGTAGAGAACTGGTTCTCTATATCGTGTATAAAAATGATCATAAGATTGAACAAAATAACTGTACAACAGAAAAGTTTACATCCCCAATGTTCAAGAATACATCATACGACTCTCGTGTGCTGTTCCCTTCTGTAGTGAATCCATACTTGTGCAGCATGCCATCGGTACAGATAGCTGGAGGGAGGTGGGGTTAATCAGTTAATTTTTGAGTGAATATAACGCTAAAATGTACGTATCCTTTAAGTAAATTTACCACAGGACCTCCTAGCTTAGTTTAAAACAATGCTAGCCACACTATGTATATACTATCAGTGTGAACCAGCTCTACAAGAGCGGTAGAATATAAGTCCACGTTTTTCGACCCAAAAAATGGACAATTTCGGGCCCGAAAAAAATTGatcactgatctaagcacaccataataatattattgtatagcCTTTCAAAGAGCTCAAAAGTTTAGGTTCGCAATActttataaataattatttatgatcAAACTCATAGCTAGGCATCCACTCACCTACGACTGACTTCTTGTCTCTGAtgaaggcacacacacacaaggagaCTCGTTAACTGGGACAGGCCCCACTGAGAGTCCACGTACATGGTCACCCCCACTTGAGCCAAACCATATATCTATGGCCAAACTACCAAGATAATTATTaggtggggaggggggggggggtatcgTATAAAGTGAAGTTATGCTAAGGCATGCAACTGTCCCAACGCAACTAGTTTatgcgcgcatgcgcagaatggttgTGCGtttgtgcgcatgtgcaatatCTACGCGTCTATTTGTCTGTCACATTGGCAACAATAAGTTCATGCTGTGTAAGAATAGGCCAGCACTGCTCAGTTGGAATACTAACCTCGCTTAATTAATTCAAGTGTAGCTGCTAAACTATTCGATATGTTGTCATCTGTGAGGAGACATCCTCCTCTAAGGGTACAACACGCCCAGACTCAG is a genomic window of Halichondria panicea chromosome 15, odHalPani1.1, whole genome shotgun sequence containing:
- the LOC135349239 gene encoding uncharacterized protein LOC135349239, which codes for MNLPLLLYIKETDSIKYLGVTVDRDLKWNSHISGVKKKASAGIACLRKISPSIPINTRKLLFNALVRPHLDYCSVVWHACSSKLKDRVESIQNYGMRVILGKPPRTPSSPLRSELGWTTLEQRREELMLVQVHRSIIKTAPKYLQELFTKNSEHSSRQAQVTTHGQDNLHLPRPSTELLRKSFSFQGALKYNALPQELKKTKTVPAFKNIIHKLFSNCN
- the LOC135349240 gene encoding uncharacterized protein LOC135349240: MVKRRPPLRLRVQHAQTRYRSHKKPSWLRSILCYDNNDVVEPDHIETGQTGAPLSPPGETTAALQQETTPETTPETIPETIPETIPETIPETISETIPETIPKIIPTTSQSVQDTSFQRFNVSCNNEKDLLTRNNISSQNLEEETHQSSSHDTSSQVCSVPCNNKYNLCVDLETSNCLAEELTHQASSHDTSSQVCSVPCSNKYNLRVDLETSNCLAEELTHQASSHDTSSQVCSVPCSNKYNLRVDLETSNCLAEELTHQASSHDTSSQVCSVPCSNKYNLCVDLETSNCLAEELTHQASSHDTSSQVCSVPCSNKYNLCVDLETSNCLAEELTHHSSSHDTSSNNKYNLCVRDDVESLNCLAEELTASSYDTSSERSTVPCNNKYNLCVGDDLNRIEVTHQSSSVETIPPCNNNNLCERDDLNDSISLEKVSQSSSRELPWAWAFADYKPKVAAEKDCQLPSSGSQSKDKQSKGILRRSKGKLSSWIKNSVKAITISKKREKLVDPCGKIAKEKAKIAELYKSIDIAQEELKDVQIYNAHLELRTKNGSDLTPDINKSLKKMQKLKEQIRKSYNQVREQEKKAKQLSIKTERTMARRAKLLHNETKDSNSDESFDDDIQHGIPYQPSMPSTVATTDQSPVEIVMMPYQPSMPSTVATTDQSPVEIVMMPYQPSRPSTVATTDQTPVEWKPVHILTLSQTRIIYVLEAEECNRYVLF